From the Takifugu flavidus isolate HTHZ2018 chromosome 12, ASM371156v2, whole genome shotgun sequence genome, one window contains:
- the clptm1 gene encoding putative lipid scramblase CLPTM1 isoform X1 — MATQESEATKATLSNGEVKQPRPTLWCTRQDKGKPNPWVSSNGTAATADSQSVQTADSQSVQTAGDAQDPQQQQQQQQQQQQQQQQQQQQAPNAWQVIKGVLFRIFIIWAISSWFRRGPSTPDPSTPAGAPRVPSRNLFPKDTLMDLYVYVSQEEVFSDFNNTEALFWFHRDLVYGDWTTGENVDGCYEHYQEMEIPEKVQQNGSLYMHIYFTKSGFHPDPKRKGQYRRLATVHATRMLNKFKRRKFQKTKNLLTGETEADPEIIKRAESHGPVEIISHWHPNLTINMVDDHTAWVKGSVPPPLDQHVKFDAVSGDYYPIVYFNDYWNLQKDYYPINDTLTTLPLRLSYCPISLWRWQLYAAQNARSPWNFLPDDTYEQSDEDQDSVKVALLETNPYLLGLTIVVSIVHSIFEFLAFKNDIQFWNSRQSLEGLSVRSIIFGVFQSLVVLLYILDNETNFVVQVSVFIGLLIDLWKITKVMDVKLDRENKIAGIIPRLVFKDKSTYVQSSTKVYDDMAFKYLSWLLYPLLGCYAVYSLLYVEHKGWYSWVLSMLYGFLLTFGFITMTPQLFINYKLKSVAHLPWRMLTYKALNTFIDDLFAFVIKMPMMYRIGCLRDDVVFFIYLYQRWIYRVDPNRVNEYGTSGVDQMQDGTAAVTAAPSTAASITDKPEGEKKND; from the exons GTGAGCAGCAATGGGACTGCGGCCACGGCAGACAGCCAGTCTGTGCAGACGGCAGACAGCCAGTCTGTGCAGACGGCCGGGGACGCCCAGgaccctcagcagcagcagcagcagcagcagcagcagcagcagcagcagcagcagcagcagcagcaggcaccCAATGCGTGGCAGGTCATTAAAGGCGTCCTCTTCAG aatcttcatAATTTGGGCTATCAGCAGCTGGTTCCGCCGAGGGCCCTCTACGCCTGACCCAAGCACGCCAGCTGGGGCCCCCAGAGTGCCAAGCAGAAACCTGTTCCCCAAAGACACCCTCATG GACCTTTACGTGTACGTGTCCCAGGAGGAGGTCTTCTCTGACTTCAACAACACAGAAGCCCTGTTCTGGTTTCACAGGGACCTGGTTTATGGAGACTGGACCACTGGGGAGAACGTGGATGGCTGTTATGAGCACTATCAAGAAATGGAGATCCCAGAG AAGGTGCAGCAGAACGGTTCCCTTTACATGCACATCTATTTCACTAAAAGTGGATTTCACCCCGACCCCAAGCGCAAGGGGCAGTATCGCAGACTGGCGACAGTCCACGCCACGCGAA TGTTGAATAAATTTAAGCGGAGAAAGTTTCAGAAGACAAAGAACCTGCTCACCGGAGAGACGGAAGCAGATCCTGAAATAATCAAG CGCGCGGAGAGCCACGGTCCAGTGGAGATCATCTCTCACTGGCACCCTAACCTCACCATCAACATGGTGGACGACCACACTGCCTGGGTCAAGggctctgtcccccctcctcttgaTCAGC ATGTTAAGTTTGATGCTGTAAGTGGCGATTACTATCCTATTGTGTACTTCAATGATTATTGGAACCTGCAGAAGGACTATTATCCTATCAATGACACGCTGACGACACTCCCGCTCCGCCTCTCTTACTGTCCAATTTCCTTGTGGAGGTGGCAGCTCTATGCCGCCCAGAACGCTCGCTCGCCGTGGAATTTCCTACCCGACGACACGTATGAGCAGTCTGACGAAGACCAGGACTCTGTCAAG GTGGCCCTTTTGGAAACCAACCCCTACCTGTTGGGTCTCACAATCGTCGTCTCCATCGTGCACAGCATCTTTGAGTTCCTGGCCTTCAAGAACG ACATCCAGTTCTGGAACAGCAGGCAGTCTTTAGAAGGCCTGTCCGTGCGCTCCATCATATTTGGAGTGTTCCAGTCGTTGGTGGTGCTGCTCTACATTCTGGACAACGAGACCAACTTTGTAGTTCAAGTCAGCGTCTTCATCGGACTTCTCATTGACTTGTGGAAGATCACCAAGGTCATGGATGTCAAA TtggacagagaaaacaaaattgCAGGAATAATTCCAAGACTGGTATTCAAAGACAAGTCCACATATGTGCAGTCTTCAACTAAAGTCTATGACGAC ATGGCCTTCAAGTACCTGTCGTGGCTGCTCTACCCTTTGTTAGGCTGCTACGCTGTCTACAGCTTGTTGTACGTGGAGCACAAAGGCTGGTACTCGTGGGTCCTCAGCATGCTCTACGGGTTCTTGTTAACCTTCG GTTTCATCACTATGACGCCGCAGCTGTTCATCAACTATAAACTGAAGTCTGTGGCCCACCTGCCCTGGAGGATGCTCACCTACAAAGCTCTCAACACGTTTATCGATGACCTGTTTGCCTTCGTCATCAAGATGCCCATGATGTACAGAATAGGCTGTCTCAGAGATG ATGTGGTGTTCTTCATCTACCTTTACCAGCGCTGGATCTACCGGGTCGATCCCAACAGGGTCAACGAGTACGGCACCAGTGGCGTGGACCAGATGCAGGACGGCACAGCGGCAGTCACCGCTGCCCCCAGCACAGCCGCCAGCATCACAGACAAACCagaaggggagaagaagaatgaTTAA
- the clptm1 gene encoding putative lipid scramblase CLPTM1 isoform X2: MATQESEATKATLSNGEVKQPRPTLWCTRQDKGKPNPWVSSNGTAATADSQSVQTADSQSVQTAGDAQDPQQQQQQQQQQAPNAWQVIKGVLFRIFIIWAISSWFRRGPSTPDPSTPAGAPRVPSRNLFPKDTLMDLYVYVSQEEVFSDFNNTEALFWFHRDLVYGDWTTGENVDGCYEHYQEMEIPEKVQQNGSLYMHIYFTKSGFHPDPKRKGQYRRLATVHATRMLNKFKRRKFQKTKNLLTGETEADPEIIKRAESHGPVEIISHWHPNLTINMVDDHTAWVKGSVPPPLDQHVKFDAVSGDYYPIVYFNDYWNLQKDYYPINDTLTTLPLRLSYCPISLWRWQLYAAQNARSPWNFLPDDTYEQSDEDQDSVKVALLETNPYLLGLTIVVSIVHSIFEFLAFKNDIQFWNSRQSLEGLSVRSIIFGVFQSLVVLLYILDNETNFVVQVSVFIGLLIDLWKITKVMDVKLDRENKIAGIIPRLVFKDKSTYVQSSTKVYDDMAFKYLSWLLYPLLGCYAVYSLLYVEHKGWYSWVLSMLYGFLLTFGFITMTPQLFINYKLKSVAHLPWRMLTYKALNTFIDDLFAFVIKMPMMYRIGCLRDDVVFFIYLYQRWIYRVDPNRVNEYGTSGVDQMQDGTAAVTAAPSTAASITDKPEGEKKND, from the exons GTGAGCAGCAATGGGACTGCGGCCACGGCAGACAGCCAGTCTGTGCAGACGGCAGACAGCCAGTCTGTGCAGACGGCCGGGGACGCCCAGgaccct cagcagcagcagcagcagcagcagcagcaggcaccCAATGCGTGGCAGGTCATTAAAGGCGTCCTCTTCAG aatcttcatAATTTGGGCTATCAGCAGCTGGTTCCGCCGAGGGCCCTCTACGCCTGACCCAAGCACGCCAGCTGGGGCCCCCAGAGTGCCAAGCAGAAACCTGTTCCCCAAAGACACCCTCATG GACCTTTACGTGTACGTGTCCCAGGAGGAGGTCTTCTCTGACTTCAACAACACAGAAGCCCTGTTCTGGTTTCACAGGGACCTGGTTTATGGAGACTGGACCACTGGGGAGAACGTGGATGGCTGTTATGAGCACTATCAAGAAATGGAGATCCCAGAG AAGGTGCAGCAGAACGGTTCCCTTTACATGCACATCTATTTCACTAAAAGTGGATTTCACCCCGACCCCAAGCGCAAGGGGCAGTATCGCAGACTGGCGACAGTCCACGCCACGCGAA TGTTGAATAAATTTAAGCGGAGAAAGTTTCAGAAGACAAAGAACCTGCTCACCGGAGAGACGGAAGCAGATCCTGAAATAATCAAG CGCGCGGAGAGCCACGGTCCAGTGGAGATCATCTCTCACTGGCACCCTAACCTCACCATCAACATGGTGGACGACCACACTGCCTGGGTCAAGggctctgtcccccctcctcttgaTCAGC ATGTTAAGTTTGATGCTGTAAGTGGCGATTACTATCCTATTGTGTACTTCAATGATTATTGGAACCTGCAGAAGGACTATTATCCTATCAATGACACGCTGACGACACTCCCGCTCCGCCTCTCTTACTGTCCAATTTCCTTGTGGAGGTGGCAGCTCTATGCCGCCCAGAACGCTCGCTCGCCGTGGAATTTCCTACCCGACGACACGTATGAGCAGTCTGACGAAGACCAGGACTCTGTCAAG GTGGCCCTTTTGGAAACCAACCCCTACCTGTTGGGTCTCACAATCGTCGTCTCCATCGTGCACAGCATCTTTGAGTTCCTGGCCTTCAAGAACG ACATCCAGTTCTGGAACAGCAGGCAGTCTTTAGAAGGCCTGTCCGTGCGCTCCATCATATTTGGAGTGTTCCAGTCGTTGGTGGTGCTGCTCTACATTCTGGACAACGAGACCAACTTTGTAGTTCAAGTCAGCGTCTTCATCGGACTTCTCATTGACTTGTGGAAGATCACCAAGGTCATGGATGTCAAA TtggacagagaaaacaaaattgCAGGAATAATTCCAAGACTGGTATTCAAAGACAAGTCCACATATGTGCAGTCTTCAACTAAAGTCTATGACGAC ATGGCCTTCAAGTACCTGTCGTGGCTGCTCTACCCTTTGTTAGGCTGCTACGCTGTCTACAGCTTGTTGTACGTGGAGCACAAAGGCTGGTACTCGTGGGTCCTCAGCATGCTCTACGGGTTCTTGTTAACCTTCG GTTTCATCACTATGACGCCGCAGCTGTTCATCAACTATAAACTGAAGTCTGTGGCCCACCTGCCCTGGAGGATGCTCACCTACAAAGCTCTCAACACGTTTATCGATGACCTGTTTGCCTTCGTCATCAAGATGCCCATGATGTACAGAATAGGCTGTCTCAGAGATG ATGTGGTGTTCTTCATCTACCTTTACCAGCGCTGGATCTACCGGGTCGATCCCAACAGGGTCAACGAGTACGGCACCAGTGGCGTGGACCAGATGCAGGACGGCACAGCGGCAGTCACCGCTGCCCCCAGCACAGCCGCCAGCATCACAGACAAACCagaaggggagaagaagaatgaTTAA
- the clptm1 gene encoding putative lipid scramblase CLPTM1 isoform X5, which yields MATQESEATKATLSNGEVSSNGTAATADSQSVQTADSQSVQTAGDAQDPQQQQQQQQQQAPNAWQVIKGVLFRIFIIWAISSWFRRGPSTPDPSTPAGAPRVPSRNLFPKDTLMDLYVYVSQEEVFSDFNNTEALFWFHRDLVYGDWTTGENVDGCYEHYQEMEIPEKVQQNGSLYMHIYFTKSGFHPDPKRKGQYRRLATVHATRMLNKFKRRKFQKTKNLLTGETEADPEIIKRAESHGPVEIISHWHPNLTINMVDDHTAWVKGSVPPPLDQHVKFDAVSGDYYPIVYFNDYWNLQKDYYPINDTLTTLPLRLSYCPISLWRWQLYAAQNARSPWNFLPDDTYEQSDEDQDSVKVALLETNPYLLGLTIVVSIVHSIFEFLAFKNDIQFWNSRQSLEGLSVRSIIFGVFQSLVVLLYILDNETNFVVQVSVFIGLLIDLWKITKVMDVKLDRENKIAGIIPRLVFKDKSTYVQSSTKVYDDMAFKYLSWLLYPLLGCYAVYSLLYVEHKGWYSWVLSMLYGFLLTFGFITMTPQLFINYKLKSVAHLPWRMLTYKALNTFIDDLFAFVIKMPMMYRIGCLRDDVVFFIYLYQRWIYRVDPNRVNEYGTSGVDQMQDGTAAVTAAPSTAASITDKPEGEKKND from the exons GTGAGCAGCAATGGGACTGCGGCCACGGCAGACAGCCAGTCTGTGCAGACGGCAGACAGCCAGTCTGTGCAGACGGCCGGGGACGCCCAGgaccct cagcagcagcagcagcagcagcagcagcaggcaccCAATGCGTGGCAGGTCATTAAAGGCGTCCTCTTCAG aatcttcatAATTTGGGCTATCAGCAGCTGGTTCCGCCGAGGGCCCTCTACGCCTGACCCAAGCACGCCAGCTGGGGCCCCCAGAGTGCCAAGCAGAAACCTGTTCCCCAAAGACACCCTCATG GACCTTTACGTGTACGTGTCCCAGGAGGAGGTCTTCTCTGACTTCAACAACACAGAAGCCCTGTTCTGGTTTCACAGGGACCTGGTTTATGGAGACTGGACCACTGGGGAGAACGTGGATGGCTGTTATGAGCACTATCAAGAAATGGAGATCCCAGAG AAGGTGCAGCAGAACGGTTCCCTTTACATGCACATCTATTTCACTAAAAGTGGATTTCACCCCGACCCCAAGCGCAAGGGGCAGTATCGCAGACTGGCGACAGTCCACGCCACGCGAA TGTTGAATAAATTTAAGCGGAGAAAGTTTCAGAAGACAAAGAACCTGCTCACCGGAGAGACGGAAGCAGATCCTGAAATAATCAAG CGCGCGGAGAGCCACGGTCCAGTGGAGATCATCTCTCACTGGCACCCTAACCTCACCATCAACATGGTGGACGACCACACTGCCTGGGTCAAGggctctgtcccccctcctcttgaTCAGC ATGTTAAGTTTGATGCTGTAAGTGGCGATTACTATCCTATTGTGTACTTCAATGATTATTGGAACCTGCAGAAGGACTATTATCCTATCAATGACACGCTGACGACACTCCCGCTCCGCCTCTCTTACTGTCCAATTTCCTTGTGGAGGTGGCAGCTCTATGCCGCCCAGAACGCTCGCTCGCCGTGGAATTTCCTACCCGACGACACGTATGAGCAGTCTGACGAAGACCAGGACTCTGTCAAG GTGGCCCTTTTGGAAACCAACCCCTACCTGTTGGGTCTCACAATCGTCGTCTCCATCGTGCACAGCATCTTTGAGTTCCTGGCCTTCAAGAACG ACATCCAGTTCTGGAACAGCAGGCAGTCTTTAGAAGGCCTGTCCGTGCGCTCCATCATATTTGGAGTGTTCCAGTCGTTGGTGGTGCTGCTCTACATTCTGGACAACGAGACCAACTTTGTAGTTCAAGTCAGCGTCTTCATCGGACTTCTCATTGACTTGTGGAAGATCACCAAGGTCATGGATGTCAAA TtggacagagaaaacaaaattgCAGGAATAATTCCAAGACTGGTATTCAAAGACAAGTCCACATATGTGCAGTCTTCAACTAAAGTCTATGACGAC ATGGCCTTCAAGTACCTGTCGTGGCTGCTCTACCCTTTGTTAGGCTGCTACGCTGTCTACAGCTTGTTGTACGTGGAGCACAAAGGCTGGTACTCGTGGGTCCTCAGCATGCTCTACGGGTTCTTGTTAACCTTCG GTTTCATCACTATGACGCCGCAGCTGTTCATCAACTATAAACTGAAGTCTGTGGCCCACCTGCCCTGGAGGATGCTCACCTACAAAGCTCTCAACACGTTTATCGATGACCTGTTTGCCTTCGTCATCAAGATGCCCATGATGTACAGAATAGGCTGTCTCAGAGATG ATGTGGTGTTCTTCATCTACCTTTACCAGCGCTGGATCTACCGGGTCGATCCCAACAGGGTCAACGAGTACGGCACCAGTGGCGTGGACCAGATGCAGGACGGCACAGCGGCAGTCACCGCTGCCCCCAGCACAGCCGCCAGCATCACAGACAAACCagaaggggagaagaagaatgaTTAA
- the clptm1 gene encoding putative lipid scramblase CLPTM1 isoform X4, translating to MATQESEATKATLSNGEVSSNGTAATADSQSVQTADSQSVQTAGDAQDPQQQQQQQQQQQQQQQQQQQQAPNAWQVIKGVLFRIFIIWAISSWFRRGPSTPDPSTPAGAPRVPSRNLFPKDTLMDLYVYVSQEEVFSDFNNTEALFWFHRDLVYGDWTTGENVDGCYEHYQEMEIPEKVQQNGSLYMHIYFTKSGFHPDPKRKGQYRRLATVHATRMLNKFKRRKFQKTKNLLTGETEADPEIIKRAESHGPVEIISHWHPNLTINMVDDHTAWVKGSVPPPLDQHVKFDAVSGDYYPIVYFNDYWNLQKDYYPINDTLTTLPLRLSYCPISLWRWQLYAAQNARSPWNFLPDDTYEQSDEDQDSVKVALLETNPYLLGLTIVVSIVHSIFEFLAFKNDIQFWNSRQSLEGLSVRSIIFGVFQSLVVLLYILDNETNFVVQVSVFIGLLIDLWKITKVMDVKLDRENKIAGIIPRLVFKDKSTYVQSSTKVYDDMAFKYLSWLLYPLLGCYAVYSLLYVEHKGWYSWVLSMLYGFLLTFGFITMTPQLFINYKLKSVAHLPWRMLTYKALNTFIDDLFAFVIKMPMMYRIGCLRDDVVFFIYLYQRWIYRVDPNRVNEYGTSGVDQMQDGTAAVTAAPSTAASITDKPEGEKKND from the exons GTGAGCAGCAATGGGACTGCGGCCACGGCAGACAGCCAGTCTGTGCAGACGGCAGACAGCCAGTCTGTGCAGACGGCCGGGGACGCCCAGgaccctcagcagcagcagcagcagcagcagcagcagcagcagcagcagcagcagcagcagcagcaggcaccCAATGCGTGGCAGGTCATTAAAGGCGTCCTCTTCAG aatcttcatAATTTGGGCTATCAGCAGCTGGTTCCGCCGAGGGCCCTCTACGCCTGACCCAAGCACGCCAGCTGGGGCCCCCAGAGTGCCAAGCAGAAACCTGTTCCCCAAAGACACCCTCATG GACCTTTACGTGTACGTGTCCCAGGAGGAGGTCTTCTCTGACTTCAACAACACAGAAGCCCTGTTCTGGTTTCACAGGGACCTGGTTTATGGAGACTGGACCACTGGGGAGAACGTGGATGGCTGTTATGAGCACTATCAAGAAATGGAGATCCCAGAG AAGGTGCAGCAGAACGGTTCCCTTTACATGCACATCTATTTCACTAAAAGTGGATTTCACCCCGACCCCAAGCGCAAGGGGCAGTATCGCAGACTGGCGACAGTCCACGCCACGCGAA TGTTGAATAAATTTAAGCGGAGAAAGTTTCAGAAGACAAAGAACCTGCTCACCGGAGAGACGGAAGCAGATCCTGAAATAATCAAG CGCGCGGAGAGCCACGGTCCAGTGGAGATCATCTCTCACTGGCACCCTAACCTCACCATCAACATGGTGGACGACCACACTGCCTGGGTCAAGggctctgtcccccctcctcttgaTCAGC ATGTTAAGTTTGATGCTGTAAGTGGCGATTACTATCCTATTGTGTACTTCAATGATTATTGGAACCTGCAGAAGGACTATTATCCTATCAATGACACGCTGACGACACTCCCGCTCCGCCTCTCTTACTGTCCAATTTCCTTGTGGAGGTGGCAGCTCTATGCCGCCCAGAACGCTCGCTCGCCGTGGAATTTCCTACCCGACGACACGTATGAGCAGTCTGACGAAGACCAGGACTCTGTCAAG GTGGCCCTTTTGGAAACCAACCCCTACCTGTTGGGTCTCACAATCGTCGTCTCCATCGTGCACAGCATCTTTGAGTTCCTGGCCTTCAAGAACG ACATCCAGTTCTGGAACAGCAGGCAGTCTTTAGAAGGCCTGTCCGTGCGCTCCATCATATTTGGAGTGTTCCAGTCGTTGGTGGTGCTGCTCTACATTCTGGACAACGAGACCAACTTTGTAGTTCAAGTCAGCGTCTTCATCGGACTTCTCATTGACTTGTGGAAGATCACCAAGGTCATGGATGTCAAA TtggacagagaaaacaaaattgCAGGAATAATTCCAAGACTGGTATTCAAAGACAAGTCCACATATGTGCAGTCTTCAACTAAAGTCTATGACGAC ATGGCCTTCAAGTACCTGTCGTGGCTGCTCTACCCTTTGTTAGGCTGCTACGCTGTCTACAGCTTGTTGTACGTGGAGCACAAAGGCTGGTACTCGTGGGTCCTCAGCATGCTCTACGGGTTCTTGTTAACCTTCG GTTTCATCACTATGACGCCGCAGCTGTTCATCAACTATAAACTGAAGTCTGTGGCCCACCTGCCCTGGAGGATGCTCACCTACAAAGCTCTCAACACGTTTATCGATGACCTGTTTGCCTTCGTCATCAAGATGCCCATGATGTACAGAATAGGCTGTCTCAGAGATG ATGTGGTGTTCTTCATCTACCTTTACCAGCGCTGGATCTACCGGGTCGATCCCAACAGGGTCAACGAGTACGGCACCAGTGGCGTGGACCAGATGCAGGACGGCACAGCGGCAGTCACCGCTGCCCCCAGCACAGCCGCCAGCATCACAGACAAACCagaaggggagaagaagaatgaTTAA
- the clptm1 gene encoding putative lipid scramblase CLPTM1 isoform X3, translating to MATQESEATKATLSNGEVKQPRPTLWCTRQDKGKPNPWVSSNGTAATADSQSVQTADSQSVQTAGDAQDPQQQQQQQQQAPNAWQVIKGVLFRIFIIWAISSWFRRGPSTPDPSTPAGAPRVPSRNLFPKDTLMDLYVYVSQEEVFSDFNNTEALFWFHRDLVYGDWTTGENVDGCYEHYQEMEIPEKVQQNGSLYMHIYFTKSGFHPDPKRKGQYRRLATVHATRMLNKFKRRKFQKTKNLLTGETEADPEIIKRAESHGPVEIISHWHPNLTINMVDDHTAWVKGSVPPPLDQHVKFDAVSGDYYPIVYFNDYWNLQKDYYPINDTLTTLPLRLSYCPISLWRWQLYAAQNARSPWNFLPDDTYEQSDEDQDSVKVALLETNPYLLGLTIVVSIVHSIFEFLAFKNDIQFWNSRQSLEGLSVRSIIFGVFQSLVVLLYILDNETNFVVQVSVFIGLLIDLWKITKVMDVKLDRENKIAGIIPRLVFKDKSTYVQSSTKVYDDMAFKYLSWLLYPLLGCYAVYSLLYVEHKGWYSWVLSMLYGFLLTFGFITMTPQLFINYKLKSVAHLPWRMLTYKALNTFIDDLFAFVIKMPMMYRIGCLRDDVVFFIYLYQRWIYRVDPNRVNEYGTSGVDQMQDGTAAVTAAPSTAASITDKPEGEKKND from the exons GTGAGCAGCAATGGGACTGCGGCCACGGCAGACAGCCAGTCTGTGCAGACGGCAGACAGCCAGTCTGTGCAGACGGCCGGGGACGCCCAGgaccct cagcagcagcagcagcagcagcagcaggcaccCAATGCGTGGCAGGTCATTAAAGGCGTCCTCTTCAG aatcttcatAATTTGGGCTATCAGCAGCTGGTTCCGCCGAGGGCCCTCTACGCCTGACCCAAGCACGCCAGCTGGGGCCCCCAGAGTGCCAAGCAGAAACCTGTTCCCCAAAGACACCCTCATG GACCTTTACGTGTACGTGTCCCAGGAGGAGGTCTTCTCTGACTTCAACAACACAGAAGCCCTGTTCTGGTTTCACAGGGACCTGGTTTATGGAGACTGGACCACTGGGGAGAACGTGGATGGCTGTTATGAGCACTATCAAGAAATGGAGATCCCAGAG AAGGTGCAGCAGAACGGTTCCCTTTACATGCACATCTATTTCACTAAAAGTGGATTTCACCCCGACCCCAAGCGCAAGGGGCAGTATCGCAGACTGGCGACAGTCCACGCCACGCGAA TGTTGAATAAATTTAAGCGGAGAAAGTTTCAGAAGACAAAGAACCTGCTCACCGGAGAGACGGAAGCAGATCCTGAAATAATCAAG CGCGCGGAGAGCCACGGTCCAGTGGAGATCATCTCTCACTGGCACCCTAACCTCACCATCAACATGGTGGACGACCACACTGCCTGGGTCAAGggctctgtcccccctcctcttgaTCAGC ATGTTAAGTTTGATGCTGTAAGTGGCGATTACTATCCTATTGTGTACTTCAATGATTATTGGAACCTGCAGAAGGACTATTATCCTATCAATGACACGCTGACGACACTCCCGCTCCGCCTCTCTTACTGTCCAATTTCCTTGTGGAGGTGGCAGCTCTATGCCGCCCAGAACGCTCGCTCGCCGTGGAATTTCCTACCCGACGACACGTATGAGCAGTCTGACGAAGACCAGGACTCTGTCAAG GTGGCCCTTTTGGAAACCAACCCCTACCTGTTGGGTCTCACAATCGTCGTCTCCATCGTGCACAGCATCTTTGAGTTCCTGGCCTTCAAGAACG ACATCCAGTTCTGGAACAGCAGGCAGTCTTTAGAAGGCCTGTCCGTGCGCTCCATCATATTTGGAGTGTTCCAGTCGTTGGTGGTGCTGCTCTACATTCTGGACAACGAGACCAACTTTGTAGTTCAAGTCAGCGTCTTCATCGGACTTCTCATTGACTTGTGGAAGATCACCAAGGTCATGGATGTCAAA TtggacagagaaaacaaaattgCAGGAATAATTCCAAGACTGGTATTCAAAGACAAGTCCACATATGTGCAGTCTTCAACTAAAGTCTATGACGAC ATGGCCTTCAAGTACCTGTCGTGGCTGCTCTACCCTTTGTTAGGCTGCTACGCTGTCTACAGCTTGTTGTACGTGGAGCACAAAGGCTGGTACTCGTGGGTCCTCAGCATGCTCTACGGGTTCTTGTTAACCTTCG GTTTCATCACTATGACGCCGCAGCTGTTCATCAACTATAAACTGAAGTCTGTGGCCCACCTGCCCTGGAGGATGCTCACCTACAAAGCTCTCAACACGTTTATCGATGACCTGTTTGCCTTCGTCATCAAGATGCCCATGATGTACAGAATAGGCTGTCTCAGAGATG ATGTGGTGTTCTTCATCTACCTTTACCAGCGCTGGATCTACCGGGTCGATCCCAACAGGGTCAACGAGTACGGCACCAGTGGCGTGGACCAGATGCAGGACGGCACAGCGGCAGTCACCGCTGCCCCCAGCACAGCCGCCAGCATCACAGACAAACCagaaggggagaagaagaatgaTTAA